In the genome of Sorangium aterium, one region contains:
- a CDS encoding PrsW family intramembrane metalloprotease, with amino-acid sequence MNAAAALLWLATVAAPLGGLAALLVWSQRLYGRRRFAVGTALLGALAFVPALLIETFLQRWQGLDKSASTLDAVTLVYIFVVTAPLEQGLKVAAVAPFARLRAVEEPFDGLVYAAAAALGFVSARNAVYLWGRPLDPLDIARALLAVPAHLFFASLWGYALGRERTRPLGGRRFNAMWLGAMLLNGAYDYIVFACAPVALFIAAPVLLGTGLVTFLAARDLLRRSASPHSSQRRERRFLPRIAPPSLGTLREALRRTERPVTLTWIAFGALVTVGVMTTALALAVALGHRFGVDFAAVDRGDASTAAAAPLLLLVAGAIAAFPVAGYLVARASSTGSVLEPAASAALAILGSLVLLGLAAPVAVVFAAALAPIAFSLACAGAWIGTTR; translated from the coding sequence ATGAACGCCGCCGCCGCGCTCCTCTGGCTCGCCACCGTCGCCGCGCCGCTCGGAGGGCTGGCCGCGCTCCTCGTCTGGTCGCAGCGCCTCTATGGCAGGCGCCGGTTCGCGGTGGGGACCGCGTTGCTCGGCGCGCTCGCGTTCGTACCGGCGCTGCTCATCGAGACCTTCCTCCAGCGCTGGCAAGGCCTCGACAAGTCCGCCAGCACGCTCGACGCCGTCACGCTCGTCTACATCTTCGTGGTCACGGCGCCGCTGGAGCAGGGGCTCAAGGTGGCGGCGGTCGCGCCGTTCGCGCGGCTGCGCGCGGTGGAGGAGCCGTTCGATGGGCTCGTCTACGCGGCCGCCGCGGCGCTCGGGTTCGTGTCGGCCCGCAACGCCGTGTACCTGTGGGGCCGGCCGCTGGACCCGCTCGACATCGCGCGGGCCCTCCTCGCCGTGCCGGCGCACCTCTTCTTCGCCTCGCTCTGGGGCTACGCGTTGGGCCGCGAGCGCACGCGGCCGCTGGGCGGCCGTCGCTTCAACGCCATGTGGCTCGGCGCGATGCTGCTCAACGGCGCCTACGATTACATCGTCTTTGCGTGCGCCCCGGTCGCGCTCTTCATCGCGGCGCCGGTGCTCCTCGGCACCGGCCTCGTGACCTTCCTCGCCGCCCGCGACCTGCTCCGCCGAAGCGCGTCGCCGCACAGCTCGCAGCGCAGGGAGCGCCGCTTCCTTCCGCGCATCGCTCCGCCGTCGCTCGGAACGTTGCGCGAGGCGCTCAGGCGCACCGAACGACCGGTGACGCTCACGTGGATCGCCTTCGGCGCGCTCGTCACGGTCGGGGTGATGACGACCGCGCTCGCGCTCGCGGTCGCGCTCGGTCACCGCTTCGGCGTCGACTTCGCGGCGGTGGACCGGGGCGACGCCTCGACCGCCGCGGCGGCGCCGCTGCTCTTGCTCGTCGCAGGGGCGATCGCAGCCTTCCCCGTGGCTGGCTACCTCGTCGCCCGGGCCTCGTCGACGGGCAGCGTCCTGGAGCCGGCCGCCTCGGCGGCGCTCGCCATCCTCGGTTCTCTGGTGCTGCTCGGCCTCGCGGCGCCCGTCGCCGTCGTGTTCGCGGCCGCGCTCGCCCCCATCGCCTTCAGCCTCGCGTGCGCGGGCGCCTGGATCGGCACGACGCGCTGA
- a CDS encoding DNA gyrase inhibitor YacG has product MGALAGARCPICRKSAGLRPENPVFPFCSPQCKLVDLGRWLDGGYRVPGPPVSSTGDAETLESKGRTDGLDGNIQEEDE; this is encoded by the coding sequence ATGGGAGCTTTGGCAGGCGCGAGGTGCCCGATTTGCCGCAAGTCGGCGGGGCTCAGGCCCGAGAACCCGGTCTTTCCGTTCTGCTCGCCTCAGTGCAAGCTGGTGGACCTCGGCCGCTGGCTCGACGGTGGCTACCGGGTGCCTGGCCCGCCCGTCTCATCGACAGGAGATGCCGAGACCCTGGAATCGAAGGGACGAACCGACGGACTCGACGGGAACATCCAGGAAGAGGACGAATGA
- the dnaJ gene encoding molecular chaperone DnaJ, translating to MSEKRDFYEVLGLARDATPDDIRKAYRQAALKNHPDRNPGDASAEARFKEATEAYQVLSDEEKRRRYDQFGHAGLEGIGGAADGDIFSHFQDIFSEFFGGFGGGQRRRRGPARGQDIRVQQRLSLRDALLGCKREVVLRTPVACDDCSGSGAKPGTKRKPCGTCGGAGQVSTSRGFVMFTQTCPECSGEGSVIKTPCATCKGFGAVEKTRKVVVNFPAGIDGGQRLRVPGQGMPGAQGAPPGDLYVDVDLAADERFERDGLDLITRAPISFADAALGSMVKIDLPDDTAVDVEVPAGVQPGEVISVKGKGAPRIDGRGRGALQVIIQVEVPRNLSPAAQELLRRFQDEVAKQQPAAKAATA from the coding sequence ATGAGTGAAAAGCGCGACTTCTACGAAGTTCTTGGCCTCGCGCGTGACGCGACGCCTGACGACATTCGCAAGGCCTATCGTCAGGCTGCGTTGAAGAACCATCCGGACCGGAACCCCGGCGATGCGTCGGCGGAGGCCCGCTTCAAAGAGGCCACGGAGGCGTACCAGGTCCTCTCCGATGAGGAGAAGCGCAGGCGGTACGACCAGTTCGGGCACGCCGGTCTCGAAGGGATCGGCGGCGCGGCCGACGGCGACATCTTCTCTCACTTCCAGGACATCTTCTCGGAGTTCTTCGGCGGCTTCGGCGGCGGGCAACGCCGGCGGCGCGGGCCCGCGCGCGGCCAGGACATCCGGGTTCAGCAGCGGCTCTCGCTGCGGGACGCGTTGCTCGGCTGCAAGCGGGAGGTCGTCCTGCGGACGCCTGTGGCGTGCGACGACTGCTCCGGCTCGGGGGCGAAGCCGGGGACCAAGCGGAAGCCGTGCGGTACGTGCGGCGGCGCCGGGCAGGTCTCGACCTCGCGCGGGTTCGTGATGTTCACCCAGACGTGCCCTGAATGCTCGGGCGAGGGGTCTGTCATCAAGACGCCTTGCGCTACCTGCAAGGGGTTCGGCGCGGTCGAGAAGACGCGGAAGGTCGTCGTCAATTTCCCGGCCGGCATCGACGGCGGCCAGCGGCTCAGGGTGCCGGGGCAGGGCATGCCGGGCGCCCAGGGCGCGCCGCCCGGCGATCTGTACGTCGACGTCGATCTCGCCGCGGACGAGCGCTTCGAGCGCGACGGGCTCGACCTCATCACGCGCGCGCCCATCTCCTTCGCCGACGCGGCGCTCGGCAGCATGGTCAAGATCGACCTGCCGGACGACACGGCGGTCGACGTCGAGGTCCCGGCGGGCGTGCAGCCCGGCGAGGTGATCTCGGTCAAGGGCAAGGGCGCGCCCCGGATCGACGGCCGCGGCCGCGGAGCGCTCCAGGTGATCATCCAGGTCGAGGTGCCGCGGAACCTGTCGCCCGCGGCGCAGGAGCTGCTCCGCAGGTTCCAGGACGAGGTAGCCAAGCAGCAGCCAGCGGCGAAGGCGGCGACCGCGTAG